A part of Caretta caretta isolate rCarCar2 chromosome 1, rCarCar1.hap1, whole genome shotgun sequence genomic DNA contains:
- the LOC125642489 gene encoding olfactory receptor 51I1, with the protein MTDFNSTNFQPATFQLSWFPGLGAANHWISIPFCVFYVTAMVGNCTVLCIIWKDRRLHQPMYLFLCMLSINDLGVSLSTLPTVLSTFCFDVTDVAFDACLAQMFFIHSFSNMGSGILLAMSFDRFVAICDPLRYAAILTNPRIVRIGLAIVIRSFGVVLPLPILIKRLPFCHAKALSHAYCLHSDVMRLACADITINNIYGLCAVLIVFGIDLLLIVISYILIMITIFSLASGGRRLKALNTCVSHVCAVLIFYIPMITVSIIHRYGENSPPLVHVLLSSVYLFVPPVINPIVYSIKTKEIRKSILKMFSR; encoded by the coding sequence ACGTTCCAACTGTCCTGGTTCCCGGGCCTGGGAGCTGCTAATCACTGGATCTCGATCCCTTTCTGTGTGTTCTACGTCACCGCCATGGTAGGGAATTGCACTGTTCTCTGCATTATCTGGAAAGACCGGCGTCTCCATCAGCCCATGTATTTGTTCCTTTGCATGTTGTCGATCAACGACCTTGGTGTCTCGCTGTCGACCCTGCCCacggtgctcagcaccttctgcTTCGATGTCACAGATGTCGCATTTGACGCCTGCCTAGCCCAGATGTTTTTCATTCACTCCTTTTCCAACATGGGGTCAGGGATTTTACTGGCCATGTCGTTCGATCGCTTTGTCGCCATCTGTGACCCACTGCGCTATGCGGCCATCTTGACCAACCCCAGGATCGTGAGAATCGGGCTGGCCATTGTGATCAGAAGCTTTGGTGTGGTTTTACCATTACCCATTCTTATTAAACgcttacctttctgccatgctaAAGCCCTCTCCCACGCCTACTGTCTGCATTCAGACGTGATGAGGCTGGCATGTGCGGATATCACCATCAATAACATCTATGGCTTATGTGCTGTTCTCATTGTCTTCGGAATAGATTTGTTGCTTATTGTCATCTCCTACATTCTGATTATGATAACCATCTTCAGTCTTGCCTCTGGGGGGCGGCGTCTCAAGGCCCTGAACACCTGCGTCTCCCACGTCTGTGCTGTCTTAATATTCTACATTCCGATGATCACAGTCTCTATCATACACAGGTATGGCGAGAACTCCCCGCCGCTGGTCCACGTTCTGCTGTCCAGTGTTTACCTCTTTGTGCCCCCTGTGATAAACCCCATCGTTTACAGTATAAAAACCAAGGAGATTCGAAAGAGCATCCTCAAAATGTTCTCTAGGTAA